TTTTCCATTTAATTGGAGCTATGCattggttaattatttttattcttgGTTATTAATTGAGCTATAGAACCAATTATAGCTATGTATCGGACTTCCAATGATATTACAGTATTTCCAAATATCTCTTGAATTTACTATCAAATCATTATCTATATGCTACTAGGGAATTCTGGTATCAGCAGTAGGGCTGAGAGCGCAAAAAACCGAATTAAAACCGAAACCAATCCGAAATCGGAAAAAACCGGGAAAAACCGAGCTGAGAAAAAACCGATCCGAAACCGAAACTGAAAAATAAAAACCGAACCGATTTAAATGGCTCGGTTCTGGTTATATGTTCCAACAGAAACGATAAAAACTGAACCGAACCGGTTactaatattaataaataaatattattattattcatataaaatttatatatatatattatgaatttttaaaagcGGCCACCACATACGTGTCCGGTCCTCTGGACACCGACCAGCCAAAAGATCACATATAACGATTAACATTGTATGCCCAAAAAAAAGAGAAAGTTGCAGAAAACAAAGGAGAAACATAGAAGACATCACCCCCATATCGATTTATTGATAATAGAAATCCATTATAATAGGTATAACAAAGAAAAACCATCAGTTATTTTATTTATATAGTGCTTTACTTCTTTACAGTAATACCTCAagatcaaaataaaataattcttCCTAAACTTTTCTCCTATATTATTCAGGTAAAGTGTGAAAGACGGTGAATCAACCAGTCAAGTTCAGACAAAATTATTTGGTGCATCCACTTTTGTTACGGACTTACGGTCAACATATGGAAACTAGAGAACCTAAAATGGGCTAAAATGAGGGTAGGGGATCTAACCTGCAGCTCGATATCTGTAAGGATATACTCGAAGAGGATCTAAAAAAGTGACCATCTCTAGATCTGCCTTTGTCTCTTCTCGTTCGCAGTATTCTGATCTCTTTTCATAAGCAGATGCATTGTTCCGGGCCTTTTCAATCAGCTTGGTCATTTCCTCATATGCAGCAGCCTTGTCATTTCTGAGAAAATGAACACGAGCTAACCCTTGGTGTGCTCGAGTGTGACGAATTTTTAAGGCATTGATGTAGCAATCAGCTGCCAAGTCTAATTTCCCGCTATCAACATAAACACTACCCAGATTGTTCAGGGCCTGCCAAATCAAATAATCAGAAATATGCTAATTTTTGGAATCATGCCCACATTGAATGAATATATATAAAGCCTTCTTCGCTGCCCATATAGTATAATCTATAAACTCGGTTGGTAAGGATGATAAGGATTCAAATACTTCAAGACTGCAgtttcaaaatataaatacctgtCCTTTCCGTAGCCTATCCGAGGGACACTTTAAGGCATCTTGCAGAAGAGAGACAACAGCAGATGAACAAGATGGATCTGGACTAGAGTCAGCTAATGCATAGGCCTTCAGAAAAAAGGCTTCAAAAGATCTCTTCAGGGCTATAGACTCTTCTGCTTTTCGCAGCCCTTCATCACAATGACCTGTATCATACAAGATCCATCCCTCGTAAACTAAACGTTCATGTTCGCTTGATGCATGCTGGCGAGCCAACTGCAAACTTCGCATAGCTGCTTCTGGACAACTTAACCTGATAACCCATGAATTAGCAAAAACTAAATCGTATTAAACACCCTTCACCGAACTAACatcatattaaaaaaaataaaaaatcttaACCACAATCTTGCACACCTAATTATATCGAAAAATCAACCTTTTAGCATTTCAATATCTCAAATTAataactaaaataattttaaacaataacaaaaataattttaaacaataataataactaatatctaataataataataactaaaataattttaaacaataataataataatagtaataataactAATAATAACTAATATCTCAAATtaatatttcaaattaattttaaacaataataataactAAAATAGACGTACAAATTTGTGTAGTACTGGTGTAATTTATATACCTTACTTAATTGCATTTGCATGTATATGAGATCATGTAAATATCTCATTCCCACTTTTTTATTTTTGTTCACACAGTATTTATTATATAGTAAAGAGCGTTGGGTTTCTCAAACTAGTAGTGTATAATAGCTAAAGGATCAGTTGTTAATGGGTGAAGGAGAGCATATGAAATGAACCACGCTTGTCTCTAGTGTTTAGATCGTTTGTTTTATACTTTAGGTCTCTGAACGACTCTATTTTTCTGGACGACTGCTCCTCCAAATTTCAGCTAAATGATTCAAATGATATGTTAATCACTTTTCCTGACTGTCTCCAAAAATTTCATGTCCTATTAACCAATGCTAAATTCTGTTTTTTTTGAAGTGTACTTTTTGCTTTTCAATGCTTGCAATCATTCCTTATAGATTGAAAAGAAGGTCCTGTCCTAGTTGCATTTATAGAAACTTGTATAAAATAACATTAAAATAACTAAAcaaaataatcatatatatataatttgatataaaaaaaattatttatgtaAATTCTATCTTTATTAACTACACAATGATCTATGTGTCTAATTACTTGCACTAAATCAGTACAATTGTGCTTTGTTTACGAtctatttaaaaattataaaggATTATTACGATAATTATAACTTTGATTAAATGTTATTAGGCATATCAAATATAATATTTATCAAGCAAACATAATTAATCATGGTCAAATAGGTAAATTTGATTATtctgaaatattttttttatcaatcAATATTATTCATTCACTACGCATATTTATGTTTATCTTGATTgttcagatttaacaaatgacCTCATTTGTAACTGAAAGAGGCCAGAGTACTGCTCTTTAGCAATGTCTCAAGGAAATATACAGTAGGTAAAAATGTAAGATGGAAACTCTGATTTCTTGAAAGAGCCCGTTACAGGTATATCATGGCAACAATAACGAGAATCTTGTACCCATCTACAGACCATAAATTTAGGATAGATATGCTTATATGTTATCAGCAATAGAACATAACTATGTGTGTGCGCGCGCATGTGTTTCTAGGTATTTTTCACTTGTGCCAATCCTTGCAAAATTAATTCTTTTAATAAGATTAGATACATTAAACAGAATAATGAAGAGACTGAGAGTTTCGCATAATGGCGCAGCACCACCGATTTCTTAATCTCCGGTAAGTTGGTAAAAATGGCACAGATGGTTAAATTATTTAATTTGGAGATACAATTCTTTATAGACATGACTCGTTTCCAACAAGATTTTAGTGCACCTTAACGTTCAAAAACTAATAAGCCATATGTAATATTATTACCACAATACATAATCGTTAAAAGCATAGATGAAGTAAAGTAATGGAACATACCTAAGGAGAAGCAAAGACTGTCTGAAGTATAGAACACCTTTAGCAGCATCAGATTCAAGCATCTGGTATATAACAGAGAGGGATCcaatatcatcaactgaagacCATCGATCGTACAATTGCAGCCAACAATCTGCAGTTGTCCAGTTAGGAACATGTTCGCGTACAAGGGTACGGAGCTGGGATGCTGCAACACGTCCTTCGAACATCCTATAATCTGGGCTAAGTGTAAGAATTGCTTGAACATCACAAATGGCTGATTGATAGTCCTCTAGGGCTAGGTAGAAGCAAAATCGGAGCTCCAAACACTCTAATGCCAACCTGAAACCAAGTATTCGATTAATTTCTGCAAGAGCAGATTGAACATTTTCTTTCCTCATCAAGGATGCAGCTCGATACATGTAGGGGAAATTGAGTGTGGGGTCTAATTCAGTTGCTTTTTCAAGATCTTGCCAACTATCATCTCCTTCAGCATACAGGGAACGTTCCTGAAACATCCATCCACGTGGTGTACAAGAAGAAATGACACTGCTCAGTTTCTCAAAAGACCAACTTTTTTTGCCCCTGATGTTGGCCAGTCTGGCCAACCCAACAACAGAATAAATATGACCTTCATTATAAGCAGCCTCAAACAGCCGTTCAGCTTCATCATATTCTTTTCTCAGTAGTCTTACACATCCCAAGCGATGATATGCTACCAGTCTCTGTCTGTGATTTTCAGTAGAGTCTAATAGTTGTTCTAATAATAGGGATGTTATATCTGAGGTAGGATCCACAGTCATGGCCACTTCGCCTAAGAAACAGTAGAGTGAAAATGCTGCTGAGCCTGCCATGATTATCTTATGTTGCCTATTAGCATGTGTTAAATAGTCAACCATGCGATTGTCATTTAAAGAATCAGGAAGATCATGTAGGAAAACTTGCAAACATGATGCAGCAAGAACAAGGGAGTTTTCTTCAAGAGCATATTCCATGAGTTGCACGGCATCTTGCCTGGAGGACACCAGACAAGCAAGTTCCCTGTCACAAGCATCCTTAAGCTTTTCACAGCAAAATTTGTTGGCAAATATCAATATTTCTAACAAAATATCTGGATGGACCTCATCCAGGCATCCAGTTTGGCTGAAGTCACTGATCGCTCTCATAGCAGCAGCAGAAATATTATTTTCAGAGAAATCTATGTCTTCATAATGTGATTCGGCAAAACATCCAGTTAGCATGGCACAAAATGGGGCTGAAAGCCTAGCCATTTTCTGCCTATCACACTGTATAGTCTCATTACCAATACGAAAAGAGACATTTCTTGGGACATGTTTCTCATTTGCCTTTCTGTCTTTTAAACTCTTCGATTTTTCATCACTAGGAAGTTCAGAAGCAATGTCCATCATTCCAAACTCTTTCACACACTTGCCACATGAGGAAAGCAAGTCCGAAATTAGTTCTTCTCCTTGCTTCTCATATTTTAACCATGCTCCAAAGACAAGTTTTTCATGTACGGTGCTAGACTTAAGCCAAGCTGATCGGAGACTTCGCCTCATCAATTTGACTTCACCAAGCCCCTTAAATACCTGAAACTGAAGTAGATAGAGGTTTGACCTCTCATGTGGAGGACACGACTCGAGTTCTTCATGAATTTGAGCTAAAACTTCTACATAATCAACAGGCTTAAAGAATGGAAGAATTTGTGGTTCTGGGACCTTAATAAACGATTCTCTACAAACATCAACAAGCAAAATAATTCAATCATGGTATCCTATAAACTTATAAATCCAAGAATTTAAACATAATCAAAGAATCGGAAGCTTACACAGACGAAGGAGACTGCGCAGAGAATTTAGAAAGCTTCCCTCTTTCGACTTGAAGCCAAGATTGCGGAATAACAGAATTGAAATGTGTATCTTTACATGATTCAGAAGGAAAAAAAGCCCTCTTCATAGGGCATAAAAGCTGAAATATTTCCCAGATCTCCACAGTAGCCAGATAGGTATATACCAACCAAACTTACCCAACAATCCAAAAAtacatacaagactccactacCACAAAACTTGCAATCTCAAACCAATCAATTCACAACATTTCAATCCACAAAAAAAAACACAATTAAAATTGTAAACTTCCCTTCACATGCTTCAGTTACAAcctaaaaatcaaaaaaataaatacAACACTCATCAGTTTAAGAAAATTAAAAACCACAAAAAAGCATAAATAAGATCTAAACTCAACAAACCCACATTAATCTTTTACCTAATCAACTACTACAAAAACACAAACGATACAAAAACAAAAAGAAAGGATAGATACAAACATACCTTGTTTACAATGAAATGGATCTTGAAAACACTGAAATGAGACTTAAACAAAAACCAACCCACTTAAATTCAAGCTTAATTAAACAAACCCAAATCAAGAAATCAGAAATGGAGCTAAAAGACTctaaaatcaaaattttaaagactgaatttttaagaaaaagataaaaactttttctttaaatttctgtTCTTATTCCACTTTCTTTTACAATTGGGAGACCACAAAGACTGCAGCTACTGTTGGTTGGGAATACAAAACCAGATGCTCTTCCCCCATTAAAATGTTTTTTATTAACGACAGCGTTGGGGCTTGTGAAACGACGTCGTTAGTGTAAATGTTTAGCATTTGGCCCAATTGGAAAGATGAGTACATGGAGGTGGGTCCAATTTTAAATCAACTGAATGATATGTTTGTCTCCATTATTTCCCATATCTTTATACAAATATGCAgtgattaataaattaatatcCACTGAAACAATTAATTACATATATTTTGTTGACTCAGAGAAAATGAGTACATCTAATAAATTAGCTGTAGGAATGGTTAATTGGAATTAAGAGATTTTGATTGAAAGATTAATCAGAGCTCGAATATAATCTGAATAGTTTAAGAAATTAGGTAATATCAACTGATGTAATTCATATACAGGAATACTTCTCGTGCAAGTTATCAAAATTTTAGACTTTTGATCCGAAGCAGATTTTGGTACTCGTAACAAGATTTTTGTGATTGAATTCTTAatattaaataaatcaaaatttgtCAAACACAACGTGACAACCAAAGCGCACAATATTGCTTACCGTAATGTTTATGGCATTTTTTACCGAACTTTAAATGTTAACTCCGTTTAAACCAAACTTCAAATTTATATTTTCATATCATTAGTGTGAAAACACtcaaatttatatttaaatttacaTTATTTTGGGTATTATACCCAAAATTATATCAAAGATTAAATATTGTACCAATACTTatctaaaaaaatatttatttcattaatatctcaatattttattattttttaactTTACTTTTATATCTTAATAATAGCTAGTGTATTGGGGTGACAACCCAAATCAAATCCTGAGTTTTTTTCGAAAATCGGGATAAGTCTCGATTTCGAGTCTGAAATAAGTCGAAAACTACTGGTCTGGATGCACTTAGCTTGTGTAAACAACAAGTCCCAAAAATGCCCAAAAAAGTTATGATTTATTCCTGCAGTTAATAGTACTACTGTGTCTTATAAATAGAACAGAAGTCCTATATTTTATTGATGTGGGACTGAGGTGTTATAATAAGGTTGAATTGAATTTTAAAATAAGgtaatttttaaaccattttaaTGTATATTTCACACGAAAATATTGTTCAAACGTGTCTTGATGCAAAGATAATATTGATTTTCACTAATGCTATTATTTTTAacttattttttaatatatatatatattataatacaTGTTGGAAACAAATCAAAGAAATGTTAGAAAGTCCAATTAACATCTTTTTTTCTCAAAGTTATCAAGTCAAAGTTATCAATGAAACTATCTTCATATAAAATTTAAGTGAAAAGCTCTTGACAAATAATTGTGAACAatattttttgaattaattagaaaatttatattgACTCATGAAAAAATTTATGTTATCCGAAGAATATAACAACTAGATTCTAAAAGGAGTCGAATATAATCTCATTATTAAAATTTGTCAATAGACATCAACCAAAATTTGATGTCATCGTGAGATTTAGGCAATTTTGTTTGTTATTCTAACAATGCATTGCTACACCAATTTTTTCGAATAATATGCAAAATATATTAATCCAAAACAAAATTTGCTGGAAATAATGTACAAATTTTACAACCCAAAACATTGCACATTAAACTAGCTTAAACTAGCACAAAGGGTCCATGTTAATCATAAAATAGATAGTTTATCAAGAGACTAGAATGTCTTTGTAAaacataatgtaatgtaacatgtaatcgatAAATTATAGCTCAACATGAAACAGAAACAGAAACaaataaacaatattaaattgtgaagcacaggaaccctaaaGATGAAGACATGATATATACAAATAATCAAAAGATGCAAATGACTCTCTAAATCCACACTCAAGTCATGGGAAGAAGTTTATTAACATGTTCAAGcatccatgaagaataagacatcaaaggactttcagtatcaaatatatggtttgatttgaagtattgaaGATCAAAGGTTTAGTGGTTGAAGCTAGAAATAACTATCCAAGATGTATCAGCTCTTCAGTGCAAAAGAAATTGAATTAAATCAGTTCATGTTAGTTGTTTGGgaaccagaccattgcactaAATATCAACATCACATAAAAGATTTGATTCAATAACACAAAAAAAATGGTTCTTTGATTACAATTATTGGAGAGAGAGAAAATAAAGCAAGACAAAACTCAACACTTTGAAGGTCACAAGTTGGAATTATacaaaaatattctaaggcaaaacTCCTTGTGGTCGCAAGTTGTGCATTAAGTCGCAAGTTGGGTTTGTGGTTGCAAGTTGTGCTATAAGTCGCAAGTTGGGTTTGTAGTCGCAAGTTGATTTTGTGTTCGCAAGTTAGCCACTAAAGCTCGTGGTCGCAAGTTGACCATATGGTCGCAACTTAGCAGAAGACAGTCGCCAGTTAGCACTTGGAGGTTTTTCAGAAGTTAAATGAAGCAAATACAATTAAAACAAGTGGTTCAAATTAAGCCACCTGTACAATTGAATTTGAAGTCTACAAAGTAGCAAAATGAATTTGTATTCATTTGGTTATCTTTTTCAGTTCAACAGAAAATATTTATGGAGCTCCATTAAAGAACCTCATTTATTAAGCCTGTAAACATAGTGTTGTGCTGCTGAATTTATTATAGCTAATCAATTGATTGATTAGATTAtagcaacctcaaggattatattaataaaataatacattgctcgaattgttttgtgtcaattttgattccgtacttataacgaagaacttgtaaacgaatcaaaaaagattgtaggtatcgtatttgttgtataagacatgcatgtaccttaataagattaagacaatttgtcaaccctaaataagttgtattgttatctaaatttgtattttgtacttgtaacactttaagtctgtaaaaatgcaaatgagaagactggagtatttttcctgaaacagtatcaagcctaaggattctatctggaagaagatcaaggtgatcatgcctcagaagaattttgaagaagcttggagttgaataaatctgtttggttaaaaatactttaagtcaagatctctacaagtcacagatttagtgttatagagaagtcattcgagaactccaaatgattTATCGAGAGGTCAGGAAagttactagagaactcagagagatattgacaagtcaagaagacatgaaggttggagatatcaacaagtcatttcttcactagagaactcagagttatcgacaagtctacattcattagagaactctgagttatcgataagtcaaaattcactagagaactcagagatatcgataagtcaaaattcactagagaactctaagttgtcgataagtcaaagtgaagacatgatgctgagagatctcgacaagctaaagtttcatttgagaactcagagacctttataagtcaaattcactagagcattagagatctcggtaagtcattatacttatcgagatgtcaagatctctatatgcctagttggagatctcgagtaaaattctcaaagtacaaaatcacagaccagttcaatatccaagataaaaaatcaacaaacaatccaaccagctggattgacaagtctacaaaaagcagcttgaagaatgtgcaagatcaatggtaaagattaactgacagaggaagatcaagataatcacaagatgctaaagatatgctaagcaaGAAATTTGAAGagttacttttctataaatagaaatgacaagtgacagtttagaaaagctaatagcatgtcttattgtacactgtgaAAACCAGCAGTTAattgaattataaagttaacactggccCTTCAGTCAGTTTTAACAATTTAGaaagaaaatcttgtaactctctcaagaagaagctaagctctttatcaacaaagagcctagaaattttgtagcaaaatattcttaattttaatataaaattaagtgagttttgaagatttgtgttcttcattttctgcaagcttaaattctgcatgaacacatttttactacaagatttgatttactttgttcaaccataaacattcaagaaaagctcaaaaacagtaaaacacattcaccccccccccccccccgctctgtgtgttattcatttcctaacaagtggtatcagagcaaaatctgaaagtaaacagattcaagatcttggaagaatgaatacacagaaaattagtagcatcaaaattcctacctttgacaaagttAACTTCACTctttagaaaaagaaaatgatgctaTTTATCAGGATGGCAATCCATTCTACATttagatcctcaagaatgggcccttcactcctatggttagagttgagtaatctacagatggagacatagttatcccagctcattaagctccaaaagatccttctgagtatactgagcctgaaaaagagaaagtttccctgaatagtggcttgcaattaatattgatttagtcacttgacaatgtgatgtaaAATAATGTTGacaactgtgacactgccaagcaaatatgggaaaagatttagatactctgtgagggaattgaagaagttagatcaaatcagagaaggatactgatttcatagtatgagggtttcatggctaagtcAAAGGAAAGTATAAtagatgtgtttgaaaggtttaacaagctgataaatgatttgcagctccatgaaaaatactatgaagctgaagaagtgaacctgaagttcttgcttactctccctgatcatttggaacagaatatctcagcaatcagggaagggagagacttgagcagaataacactggaagttctatatggaattctcaaaatatatgaactagaaatgattcaaaggaaatcattgagatctggtcaaggacatgttgtagatggctcaagtgctttaattgtaaatgaaagtcaaacatctaatgatgaaccaagatctcaaactccagttgcctcaataagtgagcaaagaacaaatgattcacatgaacaagtcattctggaattggaaaaagatgagttctacactcttgaagaatTGGATGatctagatcagtcaatggcctatttagCTAGAAAGTTCTTTAATATTAAAGTAAcgaagccaagatacttcaagagtaaaggatagtctttcaacaaagacagcacctggaaagaaaaagggaaatataattctgatagcaagaatggctacaaaactggatctgttgacagatctaagataaggtgcttcaattgtgatgaactaggccactttgctatagaatgcaggaaacccaagaaaacaaagaaggataaagcttatcttgaacttgaagcaaagtatgaagctcttctaaagaaacaacaaagaaaaacttatattgcagagggtaaaagttgggatgactctgaaaatgatgaagatgaagaatttggaaattatgcactcatggccttggagcaaggagaatcatcctcatctaaatcacaggtaccaactcttaccacaattgatttaactataaatcaatataaggaaattgtagaaaagatgagcacagaaatatttcacatccacacaagcatggttgctgctaatgaagaagttagcagattaacaaagataaatgagaagcttgaaagtgagaagcaagaaactgaattgttgtttgTGGGGCTTGAAGCTTTAtaacaagaaaatgcatatctaaagaacaagctcaagtgtgcaaatgaaattgaagcagtgctaagggagaagctggaaaaaaatgaagtgaagctgaaatatttcagaaatgcatctgaactggttggacaataccatgagaaaaataagtcatgtgcaaacattgctattggccttgactatgatgcttTGATTGACC
The sequence above is drawn from the Apium graveolens cultivar Ventura chromosome 2, ASM990537v1, whole genome shotgun sequence genome and encodes:
- the LOC141708506 gene encoding ETO1-like protein 1 is translated as MKRAFFPSESCKDTHFNSVIPQSWLQVERGKLSKFSAQSPSSVESFIKVPEPQILPFFKPVDYVEVLAQIHEELESCPPHERSNLYLLQFQVFKGLGEVKLMRRSLRSAWLKSSTVHEKLVFGAWLKYEKQGEELISDLLSSCGKCVKEFGMMDIASELPSDEKSKSLKDRKANEKHVPRNVSFRIGNETIQCDRQKMARLSAPFCAMLTGCFAESHYEDIDFSENNISAAAMRAISDFSQTGCLDEVHPDILLEILIFANKFCCEKLKDACDRELACLVSSRQDAVQLMEYALEENSLVLAASCLQVFLHDLPDSLNDNRMVDYLTHANRQHKIIMAGSAAFSLYCFLGEVAMTVDPTSDITSLLLEQLLDSTENHRQRLVAYHRLGCVRLLRKEYDEAERLFEAAYNEGHIYSVVGLARLANIRGKKSWSFEKLSSVISSCTPRGWMFQERSLYAEGDDSWQDLEKATELDPTLNFPYMYRAASLMRKENVQSALAEINRILGFRLALECLELRFCFYLALEDYQSAICDVQAILTLSPDYRMFEGRVAASQLRTLVREHVPNWTTADCWLQLYDRWSSVDDIGSLSVIYQMLESDAAKGVLYFRQSLLLLRLSCPEAAMRSLQLARQHASSEHERLVYEGWILYDTGHCDEGLRKAEESIALKRSFEAFFLKAYALADSSPDPSCSSAVVSLLQDALKCPSDRLRKGQALNNLGSVYVDSGKLDLAADCYINALKIRHTRAHQGLARVHFLRNDKAAAYEEMTKLIEKARNNASAYEKRSEYCEREETKADLEMVTFLDPLRVYPYRYRAAVLMDNHNEKEAIAELTRAIAFKADLHLLHLRAAFHEHIGDVLGALRDCRAALSVDPNHQEMLELHSRVNSQEP